The Acidobacteriota bacterium genome segment TTTCAAGTCAAATTCTGGAAGTCCATCCAGGATCGGTTGCGGGCTGGCGAAGTCATTCGAATCTTGCCTTACCTGCCGGATAAAAGCCTGACAAGGTGACAGAATGACAAGGTGACAAAGTGACTGGGTGACAAGGTGACTGGGTGACAGAGTGACTGGGTGACAAGGTGACTGGGTGACAGAATGACAGGGGGACAGGGGGACAGAATGACAGGGGGACAGGGGACAAGGTGACAAATCAGCATCTTTGTCAAAAAGTCACCTTGTCACCTTGTCAAAAAGTCACCTTGTCAAAAAGTCACCTTCCCCGCGTTGTCCCTGAAGCGTGACCACAAGGCGGCGGGAACCGCCGTTGTTGCGGTGCTCACAGAGGTAAATTCCTTGCCACGTTCCAAGATTGAATCGGCCACGGGTAATGGGCACCGTCACACTGCTGCCCAAAATTGAAGCTTTTAAATGTGCCGGCATGTCATCTGGGCCTTCGTCGGTGTGCCGGTAATAACGGGCGTTTTCGGGAACCATCACATTGAAATGGCTTTCAAAATCTCGCAGGACATCCGGCGAGGCATTTTCATTGATCGTGAGCGACGCCGAAGTGTGGCACATGAAGATGTGGGCCAGTCCAATGGTAAAGGTTTCAAATTCTGGGATTTGCCGGAGAATCTCCCTGGTAATCAGATGAAACCCGCGCGGTTTGGGGGAAAGCACAATTTCGCGTTGTAGCCAGTCGGTCATAGGTGGATGCGTTCCTTTGGAGGTGGAATTTCCGGAAATTATGCCGGTCAACAGCTCAGAATGAAACCCTCATCGTGCCTTTGCTTCCCTGACTGGTTGGGGTGGTGGCGATTTCTTCAAGTCGAAAAGATGTATTTAGAATACAATTTTAAATAGTTGACTCGTGCCAAAAAATATGTATTCTAAATGCAACTTTTGATTTGCCGCAATTTTATACTTTTTCAAACTGAGGTATGGATTAATGTCAAATTTGTATCAGGAATTAGGTGGTCAGGCCGCAGTTGATGCCGCGGTTGAATTGTTTTACCGGAAAGTGTTAGTGGATGATCGGATTTCCCACTTTTTTGATGGGGTTGATATGGATCACCAAATCGCCAAACAAAAAGCTTTCTTAACGATGGCGTTTGGCGGGCCACATAATTATTCCGGGCTTGATATGCGCAAAGGTCATGCGCATCTGGTCGAACGCGGGTTGAATGACACGCACTTTGACGCCGTGGTGGAAAACCTTGGCGCCACCCTGACCGAACTGGGCGTAAGC includes the following:
- a CDS encoding YjbQ family protein, with protein sequence MTDWLQREIVLSPKPRGFHLITREILRQIPEFETFTIGLAHIFMCHTSASLTINENASPDVLRDFESHFNVMVPENARYYRHTDEGPDDMPAHLKASILGSSVTVPITRGRFNLGTWQGIYLCEHRNNGGSRRLVVTLQGQRGEGDFLTR
- a CDS encoding group 1 truncated hemoglobin; protein product: MSNLYQELGGQAAVDAAVELFYRKVLVDDRISHFFDGVDMDHQIAKQKAFLTMAFGGPHNYSGLDMRKGHAHLVERGLNDTHFDAVVENLGATLTELGVSQELINQVAAIAESTRADVLSR